The Myxococcota bacterium genome has a segment encoding these proteins:
- a CDS encoding sulfatase, with protein sequence MAALAAVAALACSPGDAGDGADAAALGERPNILFVVWDTVRADHMSLYGYERATTPALDAWAKGALVFDDVVSAAPYTVPSHASMFTGLAPSDHCANSQQTQLDARFTTLAELLRASGYATFLYSENPHVSEKSGFAQGFDTALHPWSDAYAERALAIVSAKVEGDASSELAARLASTRRGEAALTAWNVKAAGELAQEALLAFLDARTDRDAPWFAFVNYMEAHRPTIPPRRFRERFLDPASVDASYRVDRSWDTLWRYTFRRRELGAREIELTRATYDAALLELDELFANLLRALERGGHLRDTVVVLTADHGEHLGEHHMLDHQSTMYEPVLRVPLVLHHPARIGAGRRSDPAMNADLFPTLLALAKASPPDGLATSARDLLADGAATADGAAPRARLAEETAEESTGVVAMRRLDPAWDATPWLRSQRALYLGRYKWIESSNGERELYDVEADPQESRDLAELRAIDAARMRDALATATRGLGACADRPPLELDPDERALLESLGYAQPGATDASEPAP encoded by the coding sequence GTGGCCGCGCTCGCCGCCGTCGCCGCGCTCGCGTGCTCGCCGGGCGACGCGGGAGACGGCGCAGACGCGGCCGCGCTCGGCGAGCGGCCGAACATCCTGTTCGTCGTCTGGGACACGGTCCGCGCCGACCACATGAGCCTCTACGGCTACGAGCGCGCGACGACGCCCGCACTCGACGCCTGGGCGAAGGGCGCGCTCGTCTTCGACGACGTCGTGTCGGCGGCGCCGTACACCGTGCCCTCCCACGCCTCGATGTTCACGGGGCTCGCGCCGAGCGACCACTGCGCGAACAGCCAGCAGACGCAGCTCGACGCGCGCTTCACGACGCTCGCCGAGCTCCTGCGCGCGAGCGGCTACGCGACCTTCCTCTACAGCGAGAACCCGCACGTGTCGGAGAAGAGCGGCTTCGCGCAGGGCTTCGACACGGCGCTGCACCCGTGGAGCGACGCCTACGCGGAGCGCGCGCTCGCGATCGTGAGCGCCAAGGTCGAGGGCGACGCCTCGAGCGAGCTCGCCGCGCGGCTCGCGAGCACGCGCCGCGGCGAGGCCGCGCTCACCGCGTGGAACGTGAAGGCCGCGGGCGAGCTCGCGCAGGAGGCGCTGCTCGCGTTCCTCGACGCGCGCACCGACCGCGACGCGCCGTGGTTCGCCTTCGTGAACTACATGGAGGCGCACCGGCCGACCATCCCGCCGCGTCGCTTCCGCGAGCGCTTCCTCGACCCGGCGTCGGTCGACGCGTCGTATCGCGTCGACCGCTCGTGGGACACGCTGTGGCGCTACACGTTCCGGCGGCGCGAGCTCGGCGCGCGCGAGATCGAGCTCACGCGCGCGACCTACGACGCCGCGCTCCTCGAGCTCGACGAGCTGTTCGCGAACCTGCTGCGCGCGCTCGAGCGCGGCGGCCACCTGCGCGACACCGTCGTCGTGCTCACCGCCGACCACGGCGAGCACCTCGGCGAGCACCACATGCTCGACCACCAGTCGACGATGTACGAGCCCGTGCTGCGCGTGCCGCTCGTGCTCCACCACCCCGCGCGCATCGGCGCCGGGCGACGCTCCGACCCCGCGATGAACGCCGACCTCTTCCCGACGCTGCTCGCGCTCGCGAAGGCCTCGCCGCCCGACGGGCTCGCGACGTCGGCGCGCGACCTGCTCGCGGACGGAGCGGCGACCGCGGACGGCGCCGCGCCGAGAGCGCGACTCGCCGAGGAGACGGCCGAGGAGAGCACGGGCGTCGTCGCGATGCGCCGCCTCGACCCGGCGTGGGACGCGACGCCGTGGCTGCGCTCGCAGCGCGCGCTCTATCTCGGACGCTACAAGTGGATCGAGTCGTCGAACGGCGAGCGCGAGCTCTACGACGTCGAGGCCGACCCGCAGGAGTCGCGCGACCTCGCGGAGCTGCGCGCGATCGACGCGGCGCGCATGCGCGACGCACTCGCGACCGCGACGCGCGGGCTCGGCGCGTGCGCCGACCGCCCGCCGCTCGAGCTCGACCCGGACGAGCGCGCGCTGCTCGAATCGCTGGGCTACGCGCAGCCCGGCGCGACCGACGCCAGCGAGCCCGCGCCGTAG
- a CDS encoding sulfatase-like hydrolase/transferase, which yields MNAARPRSRIAASARSGSRAALGAIAAATLAIACGDAASPPGDASAALPDIVLVTLDTTRADHLGAYGYFRPTSPRFDAFAAESIVFDQLVVPMATTLPSHLSILTSSHPLVHGVLANTTQGGERFVPAPGLESFAVAARAAGYATGGFVSAAVLKRGTGIEEGFDVFDQPEDKSRRGDGTADAAIAWLASLDDAKPYFLWVHFYDAHYPFDVPDSFATRFHSDADLDHFIRERAIHPTATRPLVGQVDDARVVANEYDRAVAFQDVQLGRVLDAVRGASGRGGRRAAAVVVTGDHGEGLCQHGEAAHGSTWAEQLHAPLAMRIPGESPRRESALLTSSDILTTLLPRLGTDAFDAYLAAALGHDALAAQGASPPVLSQDTGRSREVPFKYALTHDGFKYFRIEYDDGRVEERLYDLGVDPFELRDVSSTFDEVLARMRERTLAEIATRLERAKQLRGDAPRTEAGAVDEKLLSELCALGYIEAERCADRAKGDGESAGAGAGEESASGE from the coding sequence ATGAACGCCGCACGTCCCCGCTCCCGGATCGCCGCCTCCGCTCGCTCCGGCTCGCGCGCCGCCCTCGGCGCGATCGCGGCCGCGACCCTCGCGATCGCATGCGGCGATGCGGCGTCGCCGCCCGGCGACGCCTCCGCCGCGCTGCCGGACATCGTCCTCGTCACCCTCGACACGACACGCGCCGACCATCTCGGCGCCTACGGCTACTTCCGCCCGACGTCGCCGCGCTTCGACGCCTTCGCGGCGGAGTCGATCGTGTTCGACCAGCTCGTCGTCCCCATGGCGACGACGCTGCCTTCCCACCTGTCCATCCTGACGTCGAGCCATCCGCTCGTGCACGGCGTGCTCGCCAACACGACACAGGGCGGCGAGCGCTTCGTCCCGGCGCCCGGCCTCGAGTCCTTCGCGGTGGCGGCGCGCGCCGCGGGCTATGCGACGGGCGGCTTCGTGAGCGCGGCCGTGCTGAAGCGCGGCACGGGCATCGAGGAAGGGTTCGACGTCTTCGACCAGCCCGAGGACAAGTCGCGCCGCGGCGACGGCACGGCCGACGCGGCGATCGCGTGGCTCGCGTCGCTCGACGACGCGAAGCCGTACTTCCTGTGGGTGCACTTCTACGACGCGCACTATCCGTTCGACGTGCCCGATTCGTTCGCGACGCGCTTCCACAGCGACGCCGACCTCGACCACTTCATCCGCGAGCGCGCGATCCACCCGACGGCGACGCGGCCGCTCGTCGGCCAGGTCGACGACGCGCGCGTCGTCGCCAACGAGTACGACCGGGCCGTCGCGTTCCAGGACGTGCAGCTCGGCCGCGTCCTCGACGCGGTGCGCGGCGCGAGCGGGCGCGGCGGCCGGCGCGCGGCGGCCGTGGTCGTCACCGGCGACCACGGGGAAGGACTGTGCCAGCACGGCGAGGCCGCGCACGGGAGCACGTGGGCCGAGCAGCTGCACGCGCCGCTCGCGATGCGCATTCCCGGCGAGTCGCCGCGGCGCGAGAGCGCGCTGCTCACGTCGTCGGACATCCTCACGACGCTGCTCCCGCGCCTCGGCACCGACGCCTTCGACGCCTACCTCGCGGCGGCGCTCGGCCACGACGCGCTCGCGGCACAGGGCGCGTCTCCGCCCGTGCTGAGCCAGGACACGGGGCGCTCGCGCGAGGTCCCGTTCAAGTACGCACTCACGCACGACGGCTTCAAGTACTTCCGCATCGAGTACGACGACGGTCGCGTCGAGGAGCGCCTCTACGACCTGGGCGTCGACCCGTTCGAGCTGCGCGACGTGTCGTCGACCTTCGACGAGGTGCTCGCGCGCATGCGCGAGCGGACGCTCGCCGAGATCGCCACGCGGCTCGAGCGCGCGAAGCAGCTGCGCGGCGACGCACCGCGAACGGAGGCGGGCGCCGTCGACGAGAAGCTCCTCTCGGAGCTCTGCGCGCTCGGGTACATCGAGGCCGAGCGCTGCGCGGACCGCGCGAAGGGCGACGGCGAGAGCGCGGGTGCGGGTGCGGGTGAGGAGAGCGCGAGCGGCGAGTGA